A portion of the Candidatus Campbellbacteria bacterium genome contains these proteins:
- the tyrS gene encoding tyrosine--tRNA ligase, whose translation MWFKKTKAKSISSEKIKEILSRGVEEVIDKKFIESSLKDGKKLRIKLGIDPTSDSLHLGSLVLLMKLRDFEEAGHTPVVIIGDFTARIGDTSDKDSERPSLEKKLVEKNMKNYATQIKRILKSSEVEILYNSNWLNNLKYEEVISHAGMFSVSDFIARDNIARRLKAGNRVSLKEVLYPLMQGYDSLVVNADVELGGTDQRFNIIAGRTIQKNNNKKPQSVVLTPILSGLDGKKMSKSFGNTISLDSSPQEIYGGIMSVNDEYVFEYFKLLTRLQQNVIDRLKSRTPLEAKKSLAKEVVSILHGDEEAEKSEKYFEDVFQEKKNISDYAEDIEVSSGKNLVEIAETLNLSRAEMKRLVRSGAIKTERGDSIKDEIYTPKDNEIILIGKRRIVRVKYK comes from the coding sequence ATGTGGTTCAAAAAGACAAAGGCAAAATCAATTTCATCTGAAAAAATCAAGGAAATACTTTCCAGAGGGGTAGAAGAAGTTATTGATAAAAAATTCATAGAAAGTTCGCTAAAGGACGGGAAAAAGTTGCGTATAAAGCTTGGCATAGATCCAACATCTGACTCACTTCATTTGGGCTCTCTTGTGCTCCTTATGAAACTCCGTGATTTTGAGGAGGCAGGACACACGCCAGTCGTCATAATAGGCGACTTCACGGCTCGCATAGGGGACACATCAGACAAAGATTCAGAGCGCCCATCCCTTGAGAAAAAGTTGGTTGAGAAAAATATGAAGAATTATGCGACCCAAATAAAACGCATATTAAAATCGTCTGAGGTTGAGATCTTATACAATTCAAATTGGCTTAACAATCTTAAATACGAAGAAGTGATATCACACGCCGGCATGTTTTCTGTGTCCGACTTTATAGCAAGAGATAATATAGCACGGCGACTCAAAGCAGGGAATAGAGTTTCATTAAAAGAAGTTCTTTACCCTCTTATGCAAGGGTATGACAGTTTGGTTGTGAATGCAGATGTTGAGTTGGGTGGAACAGATCAAAGGTTTAATATAATTGCAGGACGAACAATACAAAAAAACAACAACAAAAAACCACAATCAGTTGTTTTGACACCAATACTGTCTGGACTGGACGGCAAAAAGATGAGTAAAAGTTTTGGCAATACCATATCCCTTGATTCTTCTCCACAGGAAATATATGGAGGAATAATGTCTGTTAATGATGAATATGTTTTTGAATACTTTAAATTACTCACACGACTACAGCAAAATGTTATTGATAGGTTAAAAAGCAGAACACCCCTTGAAGCAAAAAAATCTCTTGCAAAAGAAGTGGTTTCAATCTTGCATGGCGATGAAGAGGCAGAGAAATCTGAAAAGTATTTTGAAGATGTTTTTCAAGAAAAAAAGAATATATCTGACTATGCAGAAGATATAGAGGTATCATCGGGAAAAAACCTTGTTGAGATTGCAGAAACACTTAATCTCTCAAGAGCAGAGATGAAGCGTTTGGTAAGAAGTGGCGCAATAAAGACAGAGCGAGGCGACAGCATAAAAGATGAGATATACACACCAAAGGACAATGAAATTATATTGATAGGAAAAAGAAGGATAGTGAGAGTAAAATATAAATAA
- a CDS encoding crossover junction endodeoxyribonuclease RuvC, whose protein sequence is MIVLGVDPGYDRAGFALVEESGGKFKLIHSECAETNSKDNFEKRLWEITDRYKKLIEKYKPDFCAIELLFVAKNKKTAMQVAEVRGALLYTTEDKKLKVLQFTPKEIKSMVCGDGSAEKQQIYKMVSLLIPTLPKGKKDDEYDAVAVSISGLLAKGGS, encoded by the coding sequence ATGATAGTTCTTGGTGTTGATCCTGGATATGACAGAGCTGGGTTCGCGCTTGTCGAAGAAAGTGGTGGAAAGTTCAAGTTAATTCATTCTGAGTGTGCGGAAACAAACTCAAAAGATAATTTTGAAAAAAGGTTGTGGGAGATAACAGACCGTTATAAAAAACTGATAGAAAAGTATAAACCTGATTTTTGTGCGATTGAACTTTTATTTGTCGCGAAAAACAAAAAAACTGCCATGCAGGTTGCTGAGGTAAGGGGTGCCCTGCTTTATACAACAGAAGATAAAAAATTAAAGGTGTTACAATTCACTCCAAAAGAGATAAAGTCCATGGTGTGTGGGGACGGCTCGGCAGAGAAACAGCAAATTTATAAAATGGTCTCTCTGCTCATCCCAACACTACCAAAAGGCAAAAAGGACGATGAATATGATGCAGTTGCTGTATCTATCTCTGGGCTACTCGCCAAAGGAGGAAGTTGA